One Scophthalmus maximus strain ysfricsl-2021 chromosome 7, ASM2237912v1, whole genome shotgun sequence genomic window, ggttcaagtagtttttatgaaaaataagtccatattctctgatttcagcttcttaaaaggtgaatatgttcttgtttctttgctcctctgtgacagtgaactgaatatctttggtgtgtggacaaaacaaatcattatcTTGAagtttttggaaacacgatcaacattttttaaccattttctgaaccaaacaactaatcgattaatggagaaaataatcgacagattaatcgattatgaaaataatacaacaaacttaaaaagaaaaagtccaatgtatatgtatatatatatataaatataattcagCGCTTTGAGATTGATTTTAGCAATGGAGAGTGCTCTatacatgttatatatatatatatatatatatgtatatatatatatatatatatatatatgtatgtatatacttttatattgtgtcttttatatatacatatatactgtttTTGAGTGTATTCTTTTATACACTGTTTACTTTCTCAGTCGTTTGATATTTTTCCTACGTACCATTGTGATTATGACGTAGCTGCTCATCCCCGTGTTATTAGCACTATggatattatttatttccaacTCTAtcagacaataacaaaaaattgaCAATTCCTTGACAGTTGACAGATACGCCGAACACACCAGGGGACTGAGCTGATTCCGACAAACGTGATACTTCCACTCCTACATTCgttaattatgaaaataaacatgatCAAACGTTAAATTGCTCGTTTCGGCTGCGGAGTTCGGCGCGTCCGAgctagcgttagcgttagcttgTCCGACGTGTCGCGCAGCGGAGGCCCGATAACGCCTGAACTCCCAGCCGCGGCAcgttacaaaacaaaatggcgcaAAAACTGTTGTTcacgtttttaaaaatgttattgtgtGGAGTCAACGTCAGTGTTGTTGTACGAACCTCCATCGGTTGATTCCCACGTTGGCGGCGCCCGCGAACCACGGGTCCAGGATATAAACACAGCGGACGGTGTCTGCTCCGTTCAGGGCCTCCTGCAGCCCCGGGTTGTCGTGCAGCCGCAGACACTTACGAAACCAGTGCACCGAGTTCACCACCATGGTTGTTCCCCGTCTTTATTCCATTCTTGggtttagaaaaagaaagaagaggaacacCGACAGATTCCGTAGAGGAGGGACGAGGCCGAGTGTGGATCAGTCGCGAGGTGTCGGAGACTCCGAGAGAAACTTTCCTTTGGCTGTCAAACGCAACCAACACACAGGGGGCGGGGTTAGGTCCGCCGTGGGGAGGGGCTTCACCGTTTACAGCTCAtgtgggagggggcggggttaagTCCGCCGTGGGGAGGGGCTTCACTGTTTACAGCTCAtgtgggagggggcggggttaggTCCGCAGTGGGGAGGGGCGTCACTGTTTACAGCTCAtgtgggagggggcggggttaggTCCGCAGTGGGGAGGGGCGTCACTGTTTTTACAGCTCAtgtgggagggggcggggttaggTCCGTCGTGGGGAGGGGCTTCACTGTTTACAGCTCATGTGGGAGGGGGCGACGTTAGGTCCGCAGTGGGGAGGGGCTTCACTGTTTTTACAGCTCAtgtgggagggggcggggttaggTCCGCAGTGGGGAGGGGCGTCACTATTTTTACAGCTCATGTGGGAGGGGGCGACGTTAGGTCCGCAGTGGGGAGGGGCTTCACTGTTTTTCCAGCTCAtgtgggagggggcggggttaggTCCGCAGTGGGGAGGGGCTTCAGTGTTTACACCTCATGTGGGAGGGGCTGTGATTTTAAATTTCTATTCAGTGAATGCTGCATGCTgcacattagagctgcaacagttaatcgattagtaagcaactactaaatgaattgccaactattttggaAATCGAtttcggttcaagtagtttttgtaataataattcGCTGATTTCAggttttgaaatatgaatattttctgggtttttttgctcctctgtgacagtaaaacaaaacatcatcttgggaaTTTGGGAAACACTATCCACGTTTTTCACCTTAATGGACCATTTCAAATGCATAAATGTATATCCATAAAGCATCCCATGTTGGTCTCCTGCAGGAACAGGGTGACTTCCAACACGCCGCCTGGACTTTTCCGTCTGAATAATCCCAACCTCTTCAGATGCCCGCCCAATGTTGACATGCATATATTTATGGCGTCCTCATTTTTTAAGAGACATCAATATTTCCCAGGGTCTTAAACAGAGGGGGGAGTAATGCTGCGTTCCTGTTTACCTCAGAAATCGgacccggaagtcggggtggtgatgTTTTTCCGACTCACAGGGGCGTTCCATTTCCAATTTCCGACTCTGAGGGCataattccgagttccgagatcatactggaacgataaacccgacttccgagTTTCCAAGTCCCAAGGTAAACAGGAAATCAGCATTAAAGCAGATCAATTGCGATAACGCCATGATTGCTCACTGTCTTGTGTTTGGCAACACTTGCGAGATCTCAGTATCTCAGGATCTCGTAATTAAGAGATAAATTTATTAATTTCCAACCTCCTCTGACAGTCAAAACTAGACTGGTACTCTGCAGAGAGCATAAAACCTCAGGCCACTGCCCAACAATCCCCctgatgaaaccacatttaaaatcTGCTTGATTGTATTTAATTGAATACGCACGCAACTATAAACCCATAGATGTCAGTCCCTGTAATATTCCTGATGTTTTGTGAAAGTGTCTTAAAACAAGCTGTCTCACAATGTCAAAGTGGATCTGCCCCGTTGTCAGGATCTGCGCCAAAATGTATAAGGTTCTTTCTTGGCAGGTGTCCCTTCCTTCCACCAGGTTTCATGAAAATCTgttgagtagttttttttttgtaatccttCTGGCAAACAAACCTTTACAcgtttccttgacctcatgacgttttctaCTGAGGTCAAGAAATAGTAGCGAGGAAAAGACAATTAATCACAGGGAAGGTGTCCTTCAGCAGAAGCTGTTGCCACTGAGCAATCATCCCACCTGCTCTGCTCACCATATAAAAGCAGCTCTCAGCTCAGAGTTCCACTACTGACGGGTTCCTGTGCAGCTCACAGAAGGTAGGAACTGGTTTTCCCattgagtttttaaaatcattttttaggTCAACATtataatggattaactgttcaaacacatgttgtgtttgaACAGACTCTTGGGGACCGGTCACTAATCAGCTTGTAACTTTGTCCTGAATTGACCTGATCAGCAGCAGAATGAGGCGAGTAAACATCAAATAagcaattacatttaaataagtGAACTGATCTAAAACCAAGATGCGTTTATATACAGGGTGCTGTGGctttcatttcttctcattGGACACCTTGTCTGTGGACATTTGAGAAGGGGTAAGATCCTTTTTTTATGGTATGATGAAATATACTTGAGAAACTGTCTTGATTTGTCTCCTGCTGAACAACTTGTTTCTGCTCAGGCTCTGGCTCAAATGATGCTGACCGACGATCCAGGGGGCAGCCATATTCTGGGCGCAGGTTCCGTGGAGTTGGGGCAAATTCTGGCAGACGCTCCTCTTATCCAAGTCTCTCCAAAACTGTTCCTGCTCCTCAAAATGCCTTTTCCAGCCCTGACAGTTACTACGGCAGTCAAGATTTCTACAGCACCCCCACCAACATGGCTGAGAATCAAGATTTCAACAAGGGCTACGCTGGTTTCATGGAGCAAGTCTACAGTGGCCCTCAGGACAGTGAATATGCAGCCGCATATGCAGCCTCTGGTTTTGACAGCAGTGCTCCACATGGTAGCTCAGCTAGTGGATTTGAAGGGAGCATGCCTGATGCAACCCCTCTATATGAGGGCTCTGACTCTGCCACTTCCTACTACCCTGCCGGGTCTGGGAGCGCTAGGGAACCAGAGATCCCTGAGGAACCTGAGCCAGTCTTCAGTGACGTGTCTGATCTGGAGCCGGTCTTTGCCTTCCGCTCTCGCTCACGCTACCAGCGAGGAAGAGCAGTTTTTGCTCAAACTCGCTACATCCCAGGAgagcctgctcctcctcctcctcctatgcCGGTGTCCAGACGCATGGAAGCAGCGTCTGAGCAAACCCGTCCCGCTGATGCACCGACCAAAGGTGGCTTCTAAATATGGTGAGACTCCGCTTACACTGCATCTTCTAAATGATCTGATCTGTTGACTTAATTCATGTCTTTGCCTTCCAGGTCCATGTTTTCAGATGTCTTTCTGCTGCCTCATGAGCACGATCCATGTCAATAAAGTGACTTTCATAAAGTTTGTCTTGTACATGGTCTTCACTTTAATGTTAAATTTGGCTCTAAGGTTCATGGGCTGATGCTAATGTTTTGCAGCTGCCTGAGAAGACTGACCAGTGTATTTTGTCCCAATGTTTGGAGTTTGCATTTAATGCTAagtcattattttcataaaacttTAAATGCATTGGGAAGAAATGCATATAAAATGCAatccttaaaataaaaacatgaaaagaataaGATGGGTAAAAAGAGTTGCAATACAAGAAATGTAGAAATTGgtttactgaaaggcagcggtGAAAAagtctttaatatttaaaagatctgagttgcagcagacctgcagttttctTCCAGATATGTAGAggataaaaactgaaaactgccTCTacatgtttagttctgactctggggagaGTAggcagacctgtcccagacgatCTGAGGTCTGGCTGTTTCATAGCAAAGAAATCCCTCCGATGTTGGTCTCAAAACAGCAGCGGTCTAGCTTTATTGCGAGACCTGTAAGGAGACTGTTACAGTACTCAAgcctgctgaagatgaatgcatgaaACAGTTTCCGTGGGaccacatttaaataaacacttCACCAACCTCATCTAGCAAGCCATAGATGACGGAACCAGTACAGACTTCTTCCATGGCTGATAGAAACTCTAAGTGGAGCAGCTTGGACTGGGTCTACGGAACTCCATGCCTGCTACATTAAAAATTACTGGGTTTTCAGACCATGTGTAGAAGGGTCAGCTTGGGGTACTCTGAACATTTTAGTCATTGCAAATGGTTCAGTTTCTCTAGAGACCAGTTTTAAGAGTATTGTCTACTTTAGAAAAGGATTGAGCAGACGAAGGGATCAACTGATCTCCAGGTAATGAACAGATTGTTGCAAACAAGGACCAGGCTGGATGAGGGGTGTTGGCAGGTAGGAGTTACTGTAATCAAATGGGTTTGGAGACTAAGTCTTACAAGCAAGTGAGGCAATAACATTTTACTCCTCTGGGTGTCTGAACTAGTGGCATCTGGAAGAATAAAGCAGGCTTAAAATACTGCTCAGGGGTGAAAGATGAACTGCAGGATACCAGCAACCACGCCCAGTCAGGTACACACAAATAGTACCAAAGGCcgaatgaggaaaaacaacactggTTGGaagcaacaaaaggaaaatatggAAACCATAAACTTGTAGCCTTTTTAAAACTGGCTAGAATTATATTTGCCAACTAGTTCCCTTTAATTTCCTCAATTTTCCTCCAGGTACGTCACAGCACATTTGTGTTAGACTGGAGATTTTATGTTTGCAATTACGGGTTTTAGCACAGGCCCGTTAAAGGAGTTTTGTCTGCCTCCAAGTTTCCACAAATGAGGTAGATGGGTTGTTGGTTTGGTAACTGCGTTGTTATTTTCACCCATTCTACAATAAGATTTGAGCTCTAGGCTCTAACACTAAGTCAGTAAGTCTGCATCGACGCAGCGTTGGTGTTGAAGGATTTTAAAACTCACTCCCTCCTCACTGGACTGGGATGGTACTTTACGTGGCGGACGCATGTTGAGGGTGTAGGGCCGTAGCTACATCGCTTTGACAACACAAGAAGACGATTCACACCATTCCACAAATTCAGTATAATAAGAACAATGACGATCCACTACTTTTAAATAGTTCTCATGTAAGATAACGCAAAACTAGATGACAGGATGTTTTGGTACAAGGTTTTTTGTGAGTTACATCTCacttacatatacatatatctgCTATCAAATATCCTCAAAATTCATGAAAACCAAAAGACATGTATGCAAATTTTAACCCTCAGCTACCATAAgggtaacttacatgatgacttgcagtagcaatatttaacgtgacgcgccatgcatgAACCTAAACAATTAAATccgaagaagagtatgaatatgactaTGAATATGGGCTTTTCCTAaatcctatgaatcctcctttacaacTTTCCacgacctcatgacgttttcgactgaggtcaaggaatagtagacaTGAAAggacgataggaaggacgatccgAGTTCACCCAAAGAACCTGAACAGCTCTtgtcatggctgccgatgaaatacttctgggtcatttcactcagttggGAACCTTCCTAAGCAAAATTGACAATTTCCACTGCAGCCAATTAATCACAGGCAGGTGTATTTCAGAAAAAGCTGTTGCCACTGAGCAATCAGCCTCTCTGCACTGCTCACCATATAAAAGCAGCTCTCAGCTCAGAGTTCCACTACTGACGGGTTCCTGTAGCTCACAGCAGGTATGTATTGGATTTCTCTTagaatttttaaatgctttagCTGTCATTTTTAGTTCAACATTATAAGGGATTGACTGTTGaaacacatgttgtgtttgaACAGACTCTTGGGGACCGGTCACTAATCAGCTTGTAACTCTGTCCTGAATTGACCTGATCAGCAGCAGAATGAGGCGAGTAAACATCAAATAagcaattacatttaaataagtGAACTGATCTAAAACCAAGATGCGTTTATATACAGGGTGCTGTGGctttcatttcttctcattGGACACCTTGTCTGTGGACATTTGAGAAGGGGTAAGATCCTTTTTTTATGGTATGATGAAATATACTTGAGAAACTGTCTTGATTTGTCTCCTGCTGAACAACTTGTTTCTGCTCAGGCTCTGGCTCAAATGATGCTGACCGACGATCCAGGGGGCAGCCATATTCTGGGCGCAGGTTCCGTGGAGTTGGGGCAAATTCTGGCAGACGCTCCTCTTATCCAAGTCTCTCCAAAACTGTTCCTGCTCCTCAAAATGCCTTTTCCAGCCCTGACAGTTACTACGGCAGTCAAGATTTCTACAGCACCCCCACCAACATGGCTGAGAATCAAGATTTCAACAAGGGCTACGCTGGTTTCATGGAGCAAGTCTACAGTGGCCCTCAGGACAGTGAATATGCAGCCGCTTATGCAGCCTCTGGTTTTGACAGCAGTGCTCCACATGGTAGCTCAGCTAGTGGATTTGAAGGGAGCATGCCTGATGCAACCCCTCTATATGAGGGCTCTGACTCTGCCACTTTCTACTACCCTGCCGGGTCTGGGAGCGCTAGGGAACCAGAGATCCCTGAGGAACCTGAGCCAGTCTTCAGTGACGTGTCTGATCTGGAGCCGGTCTTTGCCTTCCGCTCTCGCTCAAGCTACCAGCGGGGAAGGAAGGTTTTTGCTCAAACCCGCTACATCCCAGGAgagcctgctcctcctcctcctcctcctcttatgcCTGTATCCAGACGCATGGAAGCAGCGTCTGAGCAAACCCGTCCCGCTGATGCTCCGACCAAAGGTGGCTCCTGAGAGTCTTCTGGTAAGACGACTCTCTGGAAACTACATTTTCTATATCTGCACTGACGGTCGACTAACTCTTGTCTTTAACTTACAGGTGTCTTCATTGCTGCTGCTAACAATAGATTATCCAAtgcaaataaaacttaaaactaCGGCTGGTTTCCTGTGACTTATTGATTTTGTTAGAACTGTACCTTTCCACAatctgctgcctttttttttttttttagaaaggaGGGGCTCCATTTGACAAGGTATTCAAATGCCCATCATGCCAAATCTGGCGCTATTGTCATTAGGCAGCATCTTGCCTGCAATTTGAGACCTTGGGATACTAATTTGCTCCAGTTTTCAGAAGCTGGGTTGAGGTTAATTATTTGACTTGTTAGCCAGTAAGTTGACTTTATTTGCATAAATTATTTGACCTTCTGATTGGAAAATTGAGCAGTGTCTTGTTAACTTCAGTGTTTGACAGATTTGTACGAAGGGCACAAGTGTATTGTGACCTTctaaaatgttcatgtttcctAAGATGGCCTTTGTAACTGCGATGGTTAATCTTCAAAGACTAATTTGGACCGTGGTGCCTAATATCTGTCAGTCATTCTGTTTCTACtgttaacttttctttttgactaaTGGGTCAAAGATCTATTGCGTTTTAACAACCAGTGAGCCTACTTACTCATGCAATTATCCAATCCTGATGACATCCACTCGTCAAAGTCCAGGGAAGCCTAAGGATGTTACTCGAGAAGATCAAACTGGATCTTTGTTAGAAGCTTTGCATACAACCCCAAGATCTGCTACTGCACAGGGTGTCGTTAGTTTTCACGCGTAACACACGTTAAGTTGACAAAATAATACTCCTGACTGTTAAAGGTCATATGATTGAATTGATCCAATGACAACATGTCACATTCATCTATTTGAAAGTATTGTTCGGTTCTTTGAAGACCTTTGTCCACCTGACTGGTGCAGGCCACTGAGATGTGGTGTGCCACTACACTGCCATGAGGGAATTGTCTTCCAATAACCTCGCATGAGGTGCAGTGGGACCAAGCTGAGTCAACAGATTGTTCTCCTGAAGCATAAGTGTGTAGACTCAAACACACTCGTTCACTTGGTTCCTCAGTAATCTCTGAATCAGAGACTTGACTGGAGTCTGTCAGTAGTTTGTCATAAATGGGTGAATTCAGCAAAAGTTGGTCACTTTTTGGCAAATGTCCCAGGGTACTATTGAATATTCAGCTTTAGTAGGACACTGAGCTACAGTGTAATTTTTATATTTCCCCACACATCTGTCTTAAAGTCTGTGGTGTCTCTGGGATAATTGATTACACCTCAATCTGACAAATTCAGGTGAAGTTGGATTTTAAACTGGACATAGTCTGTGGTGTGGAACCATCTTATTCATAAGAtaatagaaatgtatttattaaccTCAAGAGAAATTATTGTGCCAGATTTTGCTCGAAGTTACATtacaaagaataaaagcaaagtATACAAGGACAAGTTAGTATAGAAAGAGCAAGCATATGAATAATCGCAAGGAGCCTCGTATACGAGTAAAATGAATTGTAAAAAGgtgaaataattttaaaaagatcaAAATAGAAGACGTAGCAGtggcatttttaatattttttttgcattttcacaaatagaTCAAAAGGTTCTTCACACTCACTAGTTGTAGTCACTTTATACTCTCAAAAAAGAACTCACAGAAACTGATGTCTTATTCCATGAAGCCAATTTCTTCaagttctttaaaaaatatatacgttTTATGCTATGATTTTTAATGTAGAACGAAGAAATGAAACACATCCCGTCTCCTCAGAAACACCATGGACCAGATCTCTagacaaattcaatttttttttctttccttctcttaaCATCTGTGGTTTATTTCTACTCGTGTTGTTAaatcaatttttgttttgttttatttccctccaATACTGTTCTTCTTTTCCTGTATTGTAATATCTCCATGGTGTCAATAAAGTTTGTCAAAAAAGAACCGGAAACCGTCGCAGCCCAACAGCCAATCGCAGGGCGCTGCGCGGTGACGTATAATTTCAGCGCCACTTTGAGACGTTTTAGCCGAACGACACCACGAgcgacacaacaacaacaacacatctcgTGGCATAACGACGTCAAATACTTAATATTTAATAGAATACTTGGTGTAAATCGTGTCCAGACCTGCGTGTGACTTGTCCGCGTGATGGCGACATGACTTCCGGGTTCCTCGCCGCGATAAACACACTCACCAAACCCCTCGACGGTGAGTTACTGACACGTTCTGACGTATGATCAGAAACTATTCACAGTTGGATCTTTATGGGTGATATGTGTTACAGTTACTTTGACCTGTAAACTTACAGAAGCTGTTCATATTTCACACGATGAGGATCATAGACGGAAAGTTTAACTTCTAAAGTCCATGTGCTCGCATCACACCACAGCAGATGTGAATGTTTCTGTATGTGGAGGGAAACTGTGGAGTTTTATTCTCTCcacaatgatttaaaatgttgctcaaatatttcaacatttattttaaaaaaaacttacaaagaaaaaatattgaaacagTCTGAACGTAttgagtaattaaaaaaaagggatgatctgtatttacattatttatataaagGGGCGGACAATAtaagactttttcttcttcctgctccttttttgTTCATAGAATGTGTGTTCAAGTGTAAGggtgttgttttgtaaaattgtttttggaTTACActgaaaagaatgaaataaataacaatatatgaCCTGTAGAGATTATATACTCTACAATATTTGTGTCCAAAATCTCGTATCGCGATATAGGACATGGCTGCCCCCACTGCCATCGTTAAACTCTCATACtttttttagcactttgagattgcttttagcaataaaaagtgctctataaatgaaatttattattgttgttattattattatactgtaaCTCCATTGCACCTGCAACACGGGAGTCCGTGTTATGGTTCCATTttaatctcggaactcggaattaccgACCCCCGAGTCAGAAGTTGCAACTGGAGCGCCCCTCCGAGTCAGAAGTTCCACTCAAAAGGTCAGAGGAAATTCACCAGCCTGACTTTCGAGCTCAGAGCCCcgagttctgaggtataatgtGTTCTCAACTTTGTTTCCCACTTAACACAATAACGCATCACATAAGCGTTATAGTATATAGAGTCGGGGCAAATGTAGTAAATATTACACGTGAcaattatttaattgttttccaACTGCGTGTGTCACGTGACTGTTTTGTTCTAACCATTGATCGAGGCATAACACCTGCTGTGAAAGAAAACGCTCGTTAAATTATCTATGATTTccagacacattcatgttttttaaaatattttctgagtAAGTGATTGACCAATGTCACTGTACATGAACACAACTTCTCAGCAGCACTTGAACACACTCCTCTTTGTGTTGTCCTCTACAGAGGCGCGTGTGCGGGATGCTCAGTCGTCCCACGGGGAGGCGCTGCTGGCAGTGCTGCAGGCCAACAGAgcccttctcctccagcagcttcagACCGAGAGCAGCTTCgcggaggtgaggaagaggagggaggagacgatgGCCGCGGCTGAGGGGTCAGAGTGGTTTTCCAGTGATGCAGAAGATGCCACGTGGGTCTTCGTCCAGGAGTGTCTCTTGCTGCTCCTCACCTTGGCACGACACCTTTCTGTTGAGCTGGAACTCTTCAATCAGCGCTGCACTCCGTCTGCGGCGAAAACAAAAACCCCCGAGATGGCTCCGCCGTTACCGCCGGACGTTCTCAGCGTTGCCCAGCAGAAGACGCTCGGAGCCGCTCTTCAGTTTGTGGTTTCTCTGGGGCTTTGCCCCTACCTGGCCCCCGGAGTGGGCGTGCCGCTGGGTCGCCGCTCGGCTTTCGGAGCCACAGTGGAAAAACTTGTCCGTGGTGGTGGAGCGgcgacagcagcagcgggaCGCCGCCTTCTTACCACCACGAACGTTCTACTGCGGTTGGCTGAGGTGTCGTCTCTCGCCGCGCTGGTGTTCACGCAGCATCTGGGGGATGTGATGGCGGCGCTGTGCCAGCTCGGCTACCAGCCACACAGAagggggacagaggaggaggaggagaaggtaaCACGTCTGGATATGGGCTTGTGGTTTTATCTattttagcagatgcttttgaaTCACGCAGTTTCTTTTTaccctctttcttttcagtcGCAGGAGCTCAGTGCTGAGGAACGACGAATGTGCAGGGAGGCTCTCAAAAGCCTCCTTGGGAAAGTTTACCAGCCAATCGTTGTCCAGGAGCTGCTGATCCTCCAAGGTGGACCCAGACAGGTACAGTACACGTGTACATGGCAGGGACAGCTGGAAGAAGGAGCGATGATAATGCACATACTTGAAGTTATTGTATTACAATGTGGCTGTCCCCCACTCAGATGTTGAGTGTCCTAAAGCCTGAACCTTGAGAAATTAATTGatgatttctgtaaaaaaaaaaacaggaatcacAGTTTTTCTGACGCTCAGTAACTTTTTTTCTCAGCGCTTAAATTGTCCAGTTTTCAGTATTTGTTTAAGTTCCATCAGGCCGTCAAGTCAAATTCAAGGAAACATGAAACTAGTGGTGGAAGGTGAACGTGAGCAGCAACAGTTCTGCGCAGCTTCTGCCACATTGGGTTGTGTTCAGGCGCAGTATTGAGTTTTGACTTTCTTGTCAAGTTTTTCTGTTTAATCTACCGTCCGTCTCCTTCCAGTCTGTTGCAGCAGGAAGCTCCAGcggttccagcagcagcagcagggcagcagCTCTGGGATCAGCTCCGGCCTGGCTGCGGCGTCTGTGTGGGCAGCTGCTGTCCGAGCGGCTGATGCAGCCTCACGGTGTCCAGGCTGTGGTCAGAGGCATCCTGCAGGGAGGAACCGGTGAGCTCACACACTTTGGAACAATCTTTGAAATCGCCTACTCcaaacttttctttctgtgaaaaGCTTATCTGTGCTTGTGTCCTTTTGTCTTACTCAACTtgggacattgtttaaaaaaagtgctgtatgtatatatatatatatatatatatatatatatatatgaggtaaaatatatatattggcaGGAAAGTGTCCAGACCCAACTGACATGCTGTATCTTTTTTCGTCCACTAGGGGGCGAGTCAGACTGGAGGAAGTGCGACGGCGTGGCCCGGATCCTCACGGCCTGCCCTCAACAGTCGGCCTCAGCAGACAGCTACTACAGACAAGTTTGTCCTCAGGTGAgctcctaacacacacacacacacacacacacacacacacacacacacacacacacacacactgtaaactgtaaatctgCTTGAAAActacattaaacattttgtttgtttgtagtttttttttaaa contains:
- the LOC124850124 gene encoding uncharacterized protein LOC124850124 gives rise to the protein MRVLWLSFLLIGHLVCGHLRRGSGSNDADRRSRGQPYSGRRFRGVGANSGRRSSYPSLSKTVPAPQNAFSSPDSYYGSQDFYSTPTNMAENQDFNKGYAGFMEQVYSGPQDSEYAAAYAASGFDSSAPHGSSASGFEGSMPDATPLYEGSDSATSYYPAGSGSAREPEIPEEPEPVFSDVSDLEPVFAFRSRSRYQRGRAVFAQTRYIPGEPAPPPPPMPVSRRMEAASEQTRPADAPTKGGF
- the LOC118315421 gene encoding uncharacterized protein LOC118315421, with product MRVLWLSFLLIGHLVCGHLRRGSGSNDADRRSRGQPYSGRRFRGVGANSGRRSSYPSLSKTVPAPQNAFSSPDSYYGSQDFYSTPTNMAENQDFNKGYAGFMEQVYSGPQDSEYAAAYAASGFDSSAPHGSSASGFEGSMPDATPLYEGSDSATFYYPAGSGSAREPEIPEEPEPVFSDVSDLEPVFAFRSRSSYQRGRKVFAQTRYIPGEPAPPPPPPLMPVSRRMEAASEQTRPADAPTKGGS